Proteins encoded together in one Rana temporaria chromosome 6, aRanTem1.1, whole genome shotgun sequence window:
- the LOC120942813 gene encoding taste receptor type 2 member 41-like: MGSIFIGLQPNDYFAILMAVVVIGILTNAFIVLVNLRDWLKGQSLNSSDKLVVSLALSNTCFSIANAAITTCAFFFVELVLVDYIYYILYGLVSYALFSSSWLSSWLCLFFFLKIITFQGGCFGWMKNKVELLVPWLIFLSQVMSFVSVLPFFWTTTKVFAGNFTSSELIVIGYQTNSFYNYISLVVNCFVPFLIVTATTGRIIASLSLHAHHMKQNMEDSSGPSLKVHQVAARTMSLLLVIYLIFYVVELSLGFLSQASQFYWMCFMLILLFPTLQSLVLITGNSKLRQVCSDLMSCKRKH; encoded by the coding sequence ATGGGTtcaatatttattggtttgcaacCCAATGACTATTTTGCCATCCTTATGGCCGTGGTTGTTATAGGCATTTTGACCAATGCCTTCATTGTACTAGTCAACCTCAGAGACTGGCTGAAAGGCCAAAGCCTGAACTCCAGCGATAAGCTGGTGGTTTCTCTCGCCCTTTCAAACACATGCTTTTCTATTGCAAATGCTGCCATCACCACATGCGCTTTCTTTTTTGTGGAACTCGTGCTTGTGGACTACATTTATTATATCTTGTACGGTTTGGTGTCCTACGCCCTCTTCTCAAGTTCCTGGCTTTCCTCCTGGCtgtgtttgttcttttttttgaaaattattaCCTTCCAAGGTGGCTGCTTTGGGTGGATGAAGAACAAGGTTGAACTTCTGGTCCCTTGGCTGATATTCTTGTCTCAAGTTATGTCCTTCGTCAGCGTTCTTCCTTTTTTCTGGACGACGACAAAGGTGTTTGCAGGAAATTTCACATCTTCGGAGCTTATCGTTATCGGATATCAAACCAACagtttttacaattacatttcatTGGTGGTAAACTGCTTTGTGCCGTTTCTGATTGTCACGGCCACCACCGGTCGCATTATTGCTTCGCTCTCTTTGCATGCCCATCACATGAAGCAAAACATGGAGGATTCTTCTGGGCCGAGCCTTAAAGTCCATCAAGTGGCTGCTAGAACCATGTCATTGCTTCTTGTGATTTATCTCATTTTCTATGTGGTAGAGCTTAGCCTTGGGTTCCTTTCACAGGCCAGTCAATTCTACTGGATGTGCTTTATGCTCATTTTACTCTTTCCCACCCTACAGTCCCTCGTACTTATCACAGGGAACTCCAAGTTGAGGCAGGTGTGTTCAGACTTGATGAGCTGTAAAAGGAAACACTAG
- the LOC120942812 gene encoding taste receptor type 2 member 134-like, translating into MPAAEIGLVFFVILSSCSGMFLNVLVASSSFGAWRKDKFQTSQDLIVFFMGSSCAVFSGFQFLIDMSSYFWVSPFQGPNLCLIAINSIYNFIVFFSISMTAWLCVFYCVKIVSLNHHFLIAMKSGFLANLPRLIAGTFFISSVLLIVPICVAFTSIPVESADNSTIYCQKVNHTLMDNVFFITGKSTLIVVVPFLLIMLSLGTTVTSLVRHVRRIQISSVLHNSNVQAHVKAAKIMTLLLILNVSFYLSSVILNWKVVIGNHFVNLILVNVIIYYIFWPLQALTLLFRNPNSSPVAFVCFCRWPSV; encoded by the coding sequence ATGCCGGCTGCGGAAATTGGTCTTGTGTTTTTCGTTATCCTCTCTTCGTGTTCTGGGATGTTTCTTAACGTTCTCGTCGCTTCCTCCAGCTTCGGAGCGTGGCGCAAAGACAAGTTCCAAACTTCTCAAGACCTCATCGTGTTCTTCATGGGGTCGTCCTGTGCGGTCTTCTCAGGCTTCCAATTTCTGATTGATATGTCCTCTTATTTTTGGGTTTCTCCGTTCCAAGGCCCAAACCTTTGTTTAATTGCCATAAATTCCATATATAATTTCATCGTCTTCTTCAGCATATCCATGACGGCTTGGCTCTGTGTCTTCTACTGCGTCAAGATCGTTTCCCTCAATCATCACTTCCTCATAGCTATGAAGTCCGGGTTTTTGGCAAATCTTCCACGTTTgattgcaggaacctttttcatctCCAGCGTTTTACTAATCGTACCGATCTGTGTGGCTTTTACCAGTATTCCCGTAGAGAGCGCTGATAATAGCACCATATACTGCCAGAAAGTCAATCATACCCTAatggacaatgttttttttataactggCAAGTCTACCTTAATTGTAGTGGTCCCATTTCTTCTCATTATGTTGTCTCTGGGAACCACAGTCACCTCTCTTGTTCGGCACGTCCGTAGAATACAAATTTCATCCGTCCTCCATAACTCCAATGTACAGGCGCACGTGAAGGCCGCCAAAATCATGACTCTGCTCCTCATACTGAACGTCTCCTTCTACTTATCTTCTGTAATCCTGAATTGGAAAGTGGTGATTGGAAACCACTTTGTGAATTTAATTTTGGTGAATGTGATTATTTACTATATCTTCTGGCCCCTGCAGGCCCTCACTTTACTCTTCAGAAaccccaactccagtccagttgcCTTCGTCTGTTTCTGCAGGTGGCCTTCTGTATAG